In one window of Spodoptera frugiperda isolate SF20-4 chromosome 11, AGI-APGP_CSIRO_Sfru_2.0, whole genome shotgun sequence DNA:
- the LOC118274796 gene encoding alpha-tocopherol transfer protein-like, giving the protein MAGVVVPITIEEEYKKNPDISPEDIQKLRDWLKTQPHLPGQYLTDVDLLIVYHCCQKSMEVSKQVLDLHYTLRTHFAPFFKDRCFDKKAEFAFTTVACAPLPTATPEGYRVVYFRLADPDPRNFNLLEVVRAFMMIFDMWQYEEGTWPGFVILIDMETASLGHIARLDLMVVKKVLYFLQECMLVKLKGVHFMNAPYFMDKVLSLIRPYLRKELMHLLNVHQTGADSIEKLIPKKALPKEAGGEYKDFDTLREDLFKRLRANTVFIRDENRRRVNESLRPAGKPSPAEREFGLQGSFKKLELD; this is encoded by the exons ATGGCGGGTGTAGTGGTACCAATCACAATCGAGGAGGAGTACAAGAAGAACCCTGACATATCTCCAGAAGACATCCAGAAGCTGCGAGACTGGCTCAAGACACAGCCACATCTACCTGGCCAGTATTTAACAG ACGTGGACCTGCTGATCGTGTACCACTGCTGCCAGAAGAGCATGGAGGTGTCGAAGCAGGTGCTGGACCTGCACTACACACTGCGGACACACTTCGCTCCCTTCTTCAAAGACCGCTGCTTCGACAAGAAGGCAGAGTTCGCTTTTACCACAGT AGCATGTGCTCCACTACCCACGGCGACACCAGAGGGCTACCGAGTGGTGTACTTCCGTCTGGCAGACCCGGACCCTCGGAACTTCAACCTGCTGGAAGTAGTCAGGGCCTTCATGATGATCTTCGACATGTGGCAGTATGAAGAGGGCACTTGGCCAGG GTTCGTGATACTCATTGACATGGAGACAGCTTCCCTGGGACATATCGCGAGGCTGGACCTCATGGTCGTCAAGAAAGTTCTTTATTTCCTGCAG GAATGCATGTTAGTAAAACTAAAAGGAGTGCACTTCATGAACGCGCCGTACTTCATGGACAAGGTGCTGTCCCTCATCAGGCCGTACCTGAGGAAGGAGCTGATGCACCTGCTGAATGTACACCAGACTGGTGCAGACTCCATAGAGAAACTCATCCCAAAGAAGGCACTGCCCAAAGAAGCTGGTGGAGAGTACAAGGATTTTGATACTTTGAGAG agGACCTATTCAAACGTTTACGAGCGAATACGGTGTTCATCCGGGATGAGAACAGACGCCGAGTGAACGAGTCCCTCCGACCTGCCGGCAAGCCCTCGCCTGCTGAGAGGGAGTTCGGGCTACAAGGCAGCTTCAAGAAGTTAGAGCTAGATTAG